A window of the Henckelia pumila isolate YLH828 chromosome 3, ASM3356847v2, whole genome shotgun sequence genome harbors these coding sequences:
- the LOC140887296 gene encoding probable anion transporter 4, chloroplastic isoform X1, with amino-acid sequence MNSQLPVNPKEMNCLFNLNQSLATSSIPCPSQNPKPFCKTHNRLPFTVPSKRRPAVSSLNFSANGAILPPLRAFSSGFNRPRASSNDAQSISGGSSEIREPSFLEFITSERVKVVAMLALALALCNADRVVMSVAIVPLSLSRGWGQSFAGVVQSSFLWGYLISPIAGGTLVDYYGGKVVMAWGVALWSVATFLTPWAAETSVLLLLSMRVLLGIAEGVALPCMNNMIARWFPKTERSTAVALAMAGFQLGSAIGLVLSPILMSQAGIFGPFVIFGLFGFLWLLVWISATSSSPDRSPQISIYELRYIQNSMSVPSLSNDGTNSRKVIPPFRLLLSKLPTWSLIVANSMHSWGFFVILSWMPIYFKMLYHVDLRQAAWFSAVPWCMMALVGYFAGILSDRMIQSGVSVTLTRKIMQSVGFMGPGLALIGLAMAKNPFIASAWLTLAVGLKSFSHCGFLVNFQEVAPQYSGVMHGMSNTAGTFAAIVGTVGAGFFVDLVGSFKGFLLLTAFLYFSAAIFWNLFSTGERVEF; translated from the exons ATGAATTCACAGCTTCCGGTGAATCCAAAAGAGATGAATTGTCTCTTCAATCTCAATCAGAGCCTCGCCACGAGCTCAATTCCATGCCCCTctcaaaaccctaaaccctttTGCAAAACCCACAATCGATTGCCTTTCACGGTCCCATCTAAACGACGACCCGCCGTTTCGTCCTTGAATTTCTCTGCTAATGGAGCTATTTTACCTCCTCTCAGGGCATTTTCTTCGGGATTCAATCGTCCCAGGGCTTCGTCCAATGATGCCCAGTCTATCTCTGGCGGCTCCAGTGAAATTCGCGAGCCTAGTTTTCTGGAATTTATCACTTCGGAGAGAGTCAAGGTGGTGGCGATGCTTGCGTTGGCTCTGGCTCTCTGTAATGCCGACCGTGTCGTCATGTCGGTGGCCATTGTGCCGCTTTCCCTTTCTCGTGGTTGGGGTCAATCATTTGCAGGAGTTGTGCAG TCATCTTTTCTCTGGGGATACCTGATATCACCTATAGCTGGAGGGACGTTAGTGGATTATTATGGTGGTAAGGTAGTTATGGCTTGGGGAGTGGCTTTGTGGTCTGTGGCCACCTTCCTTACTCCATGGGCAGCAGAAACATCCGTGTTGCTTCTGCTTTCAATGCGGGTGCTACTTGGCATTGCAGAAGGTGTTGCTCTTCCTTGCATGAATAACATGATTGCAAg ATGGTTTCCTAAGACAGAAAGGTCAACAGCAGTAGCACTTGCAATGGCTGGATTTCAGCTTGGAAGTGCCATTGGTCTCGTGCTTTCACCAATTCTTATGTCACAGGCTGGCATATTTGGACCTTTTGTGATCTTTGGATTGTTTGGCTTTCTTTGGCTTTTGGTTTGGATATCAGCAACCTCAAGCTCTCCTGACCGAAGCCCTCAAATATCAATTTATGAGTTGAGATACATACAGAACAGCATGTCAGTGCCCTCTCTGTCCAATGACGGGACAAATTCAAGAAAAGTCATTCCACCATTCCGTCTCTTGCTCTCTAAGCTACCAACTTGGTCGCTAATTGTTGCGAATTCCATGCACAGCTGG GGTTTTTTTGTTATACTTTCATGGATGCCAATCTACTTCAAAATG TTATATCATGTCGACCTCAGACAAGCTGCTTGGTTTAGTGCTGTTCCATGGTGTATGATGGCTCTCGTGGGATACTTTGCAGGAATTTTGTCTGATAGGATGATTCAAAGTGGCGTCAGTGTTACTTTGACTCGCAAAATTATGCAG TCAGTTGGATTTATGGGCCCAGGCCTCGCTCTAATTGGTTTGGCAATGGCAAAAAATCCATTCATTGCTTCTGCTTGGCTTACTTTAGCTGTTGGGCTTAAATCATTTAGCCACTGTGGTTTCCTTGTGAACTTTCAG GAGGTTGCCCCGCAATATTCTGGTGTTATGCATG GTATGTCTAATACTGCTGGCACGTTTGCTGCTATAGTAGGAACAGTTGGTGCTGGTTTCTTTGTTGACTTAGTGGGATCGTTCAAGGGGTTCTTGTTGCTCACAGCTTTCCTATATTTCTCAGCAGCCATATTCTGGAACCTTTTCTCAACTGGCGAGAGGGTCGAATTTTGA
- the LOC140887296 gene encoding probable anion transporter 3, chloroplastic isoform X2, which produces MAWGVALWSVATFLTPWAAETSVLLLLSMRVLLGIAEGVALPCMNNMIARWFPKTERSTAVALAMAGFQLGSAIGLVLSPILMSQAGIFGPFVIFGLFGFLWLLVWISATSSSPDRSPQISIYELRYIQNSMSVPSLSNDGTNSRKVIPPFRLLLSKLPTWSLIVANSMHSWGFFVILSWMPIYFKMLYHVDLRQAAWFSAVPWCMMALVGYFAGILSDRMIQSGVSVTLTRKIMQSVGFMGPGLALIGLAMAKNPFIASAWLTLAVGLKSFSHCGFLVNFQEVAPQYSGVMHGMSNTAGTFAAIVGTVGAGFFVDLVGSFKGFLLLTAFLYFSAAIFWNLFSTGERVEF; this is translated from the exons ATGGCTTGGGGAGTGGCTTTGTGGTCTGTGGCCACCTTCCTTACTCCATGGGCAGCAGAAACATCCGTGTTGCTTCTGCTTTCAATGCGGGTGCTACTTGGCATTGCAGAAGGTGTTGCTCTTCCTTGCATGAATAACATGATTGCAAg ATGGTTTCCTAAGACAGAAAGGTCAACAGCAGTAGCACTTGCAATGGCTGGATTTCAGCTTGGAAGTGCCATTGGTCTCGTGCTTTCACCAATTCTTATGTCACAGGCTGGCATATTTGGACCTTTTGTGATCTTTGGATTGTTTGGCTTTCTTTGGCTTTTGGTTTGGATATCAGCAACCTCAAGCTCTCCTGACCGAAGCCCTCAAATATCAATTTATGAGTTGAGATACATACAGAACAGCATGTCAGTGCCCTCTCTGTCCAATGACGGGACAAATTCAAGAAAAGTCATTCCACCATTCCGTCTCTTGCTCTCTAAGCTACCAACTTGGTCGCTAATTGTTGCGAATTCCATGCACAGCTGG GGTTTTTTTGTTATACTTTCATGGATGCCAATCTACTTCAAAATG TTATATCATGTCGACCTCAGACAAGCTGCTTGGTTTAGTGCTGTTCCATGGTGTATGATGGCTCTCGTGGGATACTTTGCAGGAATTTTGTCTGATAGGATGATTCAAAGTGGCGTCAGTGTTACTTTGACTCGCAAAATTATGCAG TCAGTTGGATTTATGGGCCCAGGCCTCGCTCTAATTGGTTTGGCAATGGCAAAAAATCCATTCATTGCTTCTGCTTGGCTTACTTTAGCTGTTGGGCTTAAATCATTTAGCCACTGTGGTTTCCTTGTGAACTTTCAG GAGGTTGCCCCGCAATATTCTGGTGTTATGCATG GTATGTCTAATACTGCTGGCACGTTTGCTGCTATAGTAGGAACAGTTGGTGCTGGTTTCTTTGTTGACTTAGTGGGATCGTTCAAGGGGTTCTTGTTGCTCACAGCTTTCCTATATTTCTCAGCAGCCATATTCTGGAACCTTTTCTCAACTGGCGAGAGGGTCGAATTTTGA